The genomic window GCACCGCTCGGGCAGGGCCCGGCAGAAGGCGAAGCCGTCGCTCTCGCCGAGCGGGCGGATGTCGGTGGTGACGAAGTAGGTCCCGGCGGGCTTGTAGACCTCGAAGCCGGCTTCGGCGAGGCCGGCGCTCAGAAGGTCCCGTTTGGCGCGCAGATCCTCGCGGAGCCCGTCGAAGTAGCTGTCGGGCAGCCGCAGGGCCTCCGCGACGGCGTACTGGAACGGGCCGCCGGAGACGAAGGTCAGGAACTGCTTGGCGGAGCGCACAGCGGCGACCAGCTCCGGGCTCGCGGTGATCCAGCCGACCTTCCAGCCGGTCAGCGAGAACGTCTTGCCCGCGCTGCTGACGGTCACGGTGCGCTCGCGCATGCCGGGGAACGACGCGAGGGGGATGTGCTCACCCTCGAAGACGAGGTGCTCGTACACCTCGTCGGTGACCACGAGGAGGTCCCGCTCGCAGGCGAGACCGGCGACGGCGGCCAGTTCCTCGCGGGTGAGGACGGTCCCGGTGGGATTGTGCGGGGTGTTGAGCAGGATCAGCCGCGTGCGGGGTGTCACGGCGGCCCGGAGCTCCTCGAGGTCGAGCCGGTAGGCGCCCTCGTGGGGCCGGAGCGTGACGGGGACGCGGGTCCCGCCCGCCATGGCGATGCAGGCCGCGTACGAGTCGTAGTACGGCTCCAGGGCGATGACCTCGTCGCCCGGCTCCAGGAGAGCCAGCAGCGAGGCGGCCACGGCCTCGGTGGCGCCCGTGGTGACCAGGACCTCGCTGTCGGGGTCGTACGCCAGCCCGTAGTGCCGCCGCTGGTGCTCAGCGACCGCGTTCCGCAGTTCGGGGACGCCGAGGCCCGGTGGGTACTGGTTGCCGTGTCCGGTGCGTACCGCCCGGACCGCGGCCTCGCGGACCGCTTCGGGGCCGTCGGTGTCGGGGAAGCCCTGGCCGAGATTGATCGATCCGGTCCGCACGGCCAGCGCCGACATCTCGGCGAAGATCGTCGTACCGAACTCGGCGAGGCGGCGGTTGAGCAGCGGTCGTCCCTGTGTCATGGACGCCATCCTGTGCCGAAGCTCTGGAGTTGCTCAAGTCTGCTTTGGCGCGCGCGGCGTACGGGAATCCACCGGCCAGTGAAGAAGCGGGGACCTCGCTTCGGGGGACAGAAGGATGTGAGGTCGGTGGAGTTGTTCGTCTTCATCGTGTTCCTGGTGATCGTGGTGGTGGGGATCGTCGCCCTCGCCTCCGGGTCGGGTGGCCGGAAGAAGCCGCCGGCGGGCCGTGCCGGGCGTAAGGGCCGGAAGGGTTCCGGGGCCGGCGGCGACGGCGGGTCCTACGGCAGCTGGTGGGCCGGGGACAGCAGCAGCGGCCACTCGTGCGGCAGCCACTCCGGAGGGCACTCCTGCGGAGGAGGAGGGCACTCCTGCGGCGGGGGCGGGGGCGGTGGCTGCGGGGGCGGTGGTGGTGGCTGCGGGGGCGGCGGCAACTGAGACGGCCCCGCCGGCCCCGGACGGGGGACGGGGCGGGTGAGCCGAGGTGCCCGGCGGGTGAACTCCCGCTGGGCATCTTTTGGTTGGGGTGCGGGGAACACGTGAACCGTGCTGCCCCCTGAGGGATGGAAACCACGGCAAGTTGGGTAAAAGCGCTGTGAGCGCGACGTACTTCGTGATTGCATCGATGTAGAGAACATTCAGCCATCGGACCCGAGTCGGGCCGGGCTTCCCCTCCCCCCACGTGCACCGCACCGGGGTACCCCTGTCCACGTGTCCCTGTGTGTTTTGCGGAGCCGATCCATGCTCACCAGCCTCCAGACCGCCTACTCCGACACCCGCGCCGCCGATCTGGCCTGGACGCTCGGCAGGGAGCCGCTGCCCGCCCTCGCCGTGCTGAACCTCGAACTGGGGGGCGCGAAAGTGCAGATGAGGCTTCTCGGCGCCTCCCACCAGGTGCTGCTGGAGGAGGGGCAGCGCACCTGTTCCGAGACGGTGGCCTGTCTGCCGGGCAGCAGCGCGCCCCTGCCGCTGGGGGTCGCCGAGCGCATGGGGGACTGGGAGTACGAGTTCGCGGCGCGCGTCGAGACGCTCTCCGAGGGCTCGTTCGCGGGGCGCGCGCAGGAGTTGCTCGCGCTGGTCGCCGATCATCCGCACGGCCTGGCGGGGACGTTCCCCGGCAGCCCGTACG from Streptomyces sp. NBC_01341 includes these protein-coding regions:
- a CDS encoding pyridoxal phosphate-dependent aminotransferase, which codes for MTQGRPLLNRRLAEFGTTIFAEMSALAVRTGSINLGQGFPDTDGPEAVREAAVRAVRTGHGNQYPPGLGVPELRNAVAEHQRRHYGLAYDPDSEVLVTTGATEAVAASLLALLEPGDEVIALEPYYDSYAACIAMAGGTRVPVTLRPHEGAYRLDLEELRAAVTPRTRLILLNTPHNPTGTVLTREELAAVAGLACERDLLVVTDEVYEHLVFEGEHIPLASFPGMRERTVTVSSAGKTFSLTGWKVGWITASPELVAAVRSAKQFLTFVSGGPFQYAVAEALRLPDSYFDGLREDLRAKRDLLSAGLAEAGFEVYKPAGTYFVTTDIRPLGESDGFAFCRALPERCGVVAVPNAVFYDHREQGAHFVRFAFCKRTEVLEDAVSRLKGLRAS
- a CDS encoding DUF2617 family protein, whose amino-acid sequence is MLTSLQTAYSDTRAADLAWTLGREPLPALAVLNLELGGAKVQMRLLGASHQVLLEEGQRTCSETVACLPGSSAPLPLGVAERMGDWEYEFAARVETLSEGSFAGRAQELLALVADHPHGLAGTFPGSPYAFTAMLAQRTRGQVHWRTWHAYPQEGQLVVTRTRVGARVGASVS